From the genome of Dickeya aquatica, one region includes:
- a CDS encoding alkylhydroperoxidase domain protein, translating to MTHPTVDIIAQLAQIAPDSALAQARAVREAATRHTQGSYDVLFSHPPQGNLSLALRFFIASHVSTLHDNAALAQFYAGRLADFPTPARDEALTQALAHAERLTRHPVAATPAHLHELQQAGWSDDDIVTLSQLVAFVSFQSRLVVGLQQLTTAAPLVANTADVTAGHWHTQPLTHSNKTAPTAFTQGELGWEPWIAAKPLAAFSEEEQAVLARFGHTESDYFRLLGRNLPLLEQRTLTDKGIFYTSGGLPRSERELAATVVSKVNGCIYCASVHARKASQLSKQDDAVQRLLNVPPGGSLAAGQDPRWQAIITFAARLSATPAQVSSHDVDSLRAAGLDTQAILDLIQSTAFFAWANRLMLTLGEPFWPSH from the coding sequence ATGACTCACCCGACTGTAGACATCATCGCACAACTGGCACAGATAGCCCCCGACTCCGCGCTGGCGCAGGCCAGAGCGGTACGCGAAGCTGCTACCCGCCACACCCAGGGCAGTTATGACGTGCTGTTCAGCCACCCGCCACAGGGCAATTTATCGCTGGCGCTGCGTTTTTTCATCGCCTCGCACGTCAGCACCTTGCATGACAATGCGGCACTCGCACAGTTTTATGCCGGTCGGCTGGCCGATTTTCCCACACCGGCCCGCGACGAGGCGTTAACCCAGGCGCTGGCGCACGCCGAGCGCCTGACGCGCCACCCCGTGGCGGCAACGCCAGCCCACCTGCATGAATTACAACAGGCTGGCTGGAGCGATGACGATATCGTCACGCTGTCGCAACTGGTGGCGTTTGTCAGTTTCCAAAGCCGTCTGGTGGTGGGGTTGCAGCAACTCACCACCGCCGCGCCGCTGGTGGCAAACACCGCTGACGTCACCGCCGGTCACTGGCATACCCAGCCGTTGACCCACAGCAACAAAACCGCCCCGACGGCCTTTACGCAGGGTGAGTTGGGCTGGGAGCCGTGGATAGCCGCGAAACCGCTGGCGGCCTTCAGCGAAGAGGAACAGGCGGTTCTGGCGCGTTTTGGTCATACCGAATCGGATTATTTCCGCCTGCTGGGGCGCAACCTGCCGCTGCTCGAGCAACGCACCCTGACCGACAAGGGCATTTTTTATACCTCGGGCGGCCTGCCGCGCAGCGAGCGCGAACTGGCGGCCACGGTGGTCAGCAAGGTCAACGGGTGTATTTATTGCGCCTCGGTACATGCGCGCAAGGCAAGCCAGCTGTCAAAACAGGATGACGCGGTGCAGCGCTTATTGAATGTGCCGCCGGGCGGCTCTCTGGCGGCCGGACAAGACCCGCGCTGGCAGGCGATCATCACCTTTGCCGCCCGGCTTTCTGCGACCCCGGCGCAGGTCAGCTCGCACGATGTCGATAGCCTGCGGGCAGCGGGGCTGGATACACAGGCCATCCTCGACCTGATTCAGTCCACCGC
- a CDS encoding putative FMN-dependent luciferase-like monooxygenase, protein MTQKRLGFFTRLLDDAPAGQRYRLACEQIIKAEQLGFDSAWVAQHHFHADEGGLPSPLVFLAHVASQTRRIRLGTGVITLPMEQPLRVAEDTAVLDLLSGGRLEVGIGSGGTPSSFTAFGHDSARRGEILGRYLSQVRAAWAGEPLSDDGNQLYPAAAHLNRRVWQATFSPEGARRAGQAGDGLMLSRTQPRPDGFPDATLADLQNPMIDAYLAALPPGVTPRIMGSRSVFVADDRALALQLADSGLRRSAARLAQLGRPARDGSVAELIASFDSHVGTPEDVIASLAADSALARATDIAFQVHSIDPPHAHILRSLELIASRVAPALGWSSQHAFAGNATQELV, encoded by the coding sequence ATGACGCAAAAACGTCTGGGCTTTTTCACCCGGCTGCTGGACGACGCCCCCGCCGGGCAGCGTTACCGGCTGGCCTGCGAGCAAATTATTAAGGCAGAACAACTGGGTTTTGACAGCGCCTGGGTTGCCCAGCACCATTTCCACGCCGACGAGGGTGGCCTGCCCTCGCCGCTGGTGTTTCTGGCGCATGTGGCATCTCAGACCCGCCGCATTCGGCTTGGCACCGGCGTCATCACGCTGCCGATGGAGCAACCGCTGCGGGTGGCGGAAGATACGGCTGTTCTTGACCTTCTCAGCGGCGGGCGGCTTGAGGTCGGCATCGGCTCCGGCGGCACCCCGTCATCCTTTACCGCGTTCGGCCATGACAGCGCCCGGCGCGGCGAGATCCTCGGGCGTTACCTCAGCCAGGTGCGCGCGGCCTGGGCCGGTGAGCCACTGAGCGACGATGGCAACCAGCTCTACCCGGCAGCCGCACACCTGAATCGCCGGGTGTGGCAGGCCACCTTTTCGCCAGAGGGCGCGCGCCGCGCGGGTCAGGCTGGTGACGGGCTGATGCTATCGCGCACGCAGCCGCGCCCGGACGGTTTTCCTGATGCGACGCTGGCTGACCTGCAAAACCCGATGATAGACGCCTATCTGGCGGCACTGCCACCCGGCGTGACGCCGCGAATTATGGGGTCACGCAGCGTGTTTGTGGCCGATGACCGGGCGCTGGCGCTGCAACTGGCCGACAGCGGTTTGCGCCGTTCGGCGGCACGGCTGGCGCAACTGGGCCGCCCGGCGCGCGATGGCTCGGTCGCGGAACTGATCGCCTCGTTTGACAGCCATGTCGGCACGCCGGAGGACGTGATTGCCTCGCTTGCCGCCGACAGCGCACTGGCACGCGCCACCGACATCGCCTTTCAGGTGCATTCCATTGACCCTCCGCACGCCCATATTTTGCGCTCGCTGGAGCTTATCGCCAGCCGGGTTGCCCCGGCGCTGGGCTGGTCATCCCAACATGCCTTTGCCGGTAACGCCACACAGGAGCTTGTATGA